The genomic window tccccagtagtgaagacacttgaagccctcctactcccactctacacgaaacacctggccccagccccacatcagcacggtttccgaCGCTCAGCACACCGccgtgcacagcaccaccactgcactcaccgccacaaacgcccagataaatcgcgggcttaaccaaaaccgcccctgcgagaggactgtcctagtagcgttggacttgaaaaaggctttcgatacagtcagcctttccacgctactagatgacatttatcagtcgacactcccgccagggctgaagaggtggtccgcgaactatctgagcggtcggcactcgtcagtgatatttcgagatcaaacttcaaagcagagaaagattaagcaaggcgtactgcaaggtggtgtcctttcacccttgctttttaacttctacatctcgaagctcccccaaccaccagcgggagtttccctgatctcatacgctgacgatttcacgataatggcgtcgggcaatgacatcgatggcctgtgttgcAAAGTGAataactacctcaccgacctttctcgctttttcactgcgaggaatctccaattttcccccaccaagtccacggcgaccctctttaccacctggacaaaggaggtcaagctgtcccttaaggtaaaagtcgatgatacaccaattccgacggtaaataaccccaaaattttgggtgtaacctttgacagcctgctctccttctctgcgcatacaaccgcaattgccacaaaagtccaaaatcgcaacaaggtcctcaaatcgctggccggcagcacttggggcaaagacaaagaactgttgctttcgacatttaaggcaattggccggccggttcttaaCTATCCTGCGcttgtctggtcgcctggaattagtgattcgcagtggacaaagctacagacctgtcaaaataccgccattcggacagcgaccgggtgcctcctgatgtcacccatccaacaccttcataacgaggcacaaatgctcccagttgcggagcacaacaaattgctcagcaagcagttccagCTCGGATGTTACCGTAGGTCtcatccctgcagacacctgcttgagcccgagccgcctcccaggcacgtcaggagacacctcctggACTACGCTGGCGAAATCTAAGACAAGACTGACcgtaacctactggaccggacagtatttagacagtctataaacgacattcaccgggagaccgttaccaccttcttgaactcccgtcctgtgaatgccgtaatcggagtccaaccaccacctatcgcagatgaagagctccagcttccccgtgagacccgtgtaacactggcacaactacgttctggatactgtagcaggttaaactcctacatatccagaatcgaccccgacataccaaacacatgtccggcatgtgaaggtaccccgcacgacactaaccacctcttcacatgcccccttaaaccgactcatctaacccccctctccctttggacccaacctgtcgaaacagcatgtttcctgggcctacccctagatgagctagacgaaaacgaacgatgatatgcctacactgacagggctacctatgctgttaacaacaacaacaacaaccaccttCTTAAGCGCTCGACCCCCGAaagccgttatcggagtccaaccactacCCCAAAGcggacgaagagcttcagccgATCCGAGAGACCCGTTGTGGATACtgtagtaggttaaactcctacttatctagAATTGAACCCGACATACTAaatatatgtccagcatgtgaagacactccgcacgacactaaccaccttttcacatgtcccatcaaacccactcatctaacacatcTCTCCTTCTGGGCTCAACCTGTCGAAAccgcaagtttcctgggcctttGTTAGAAGAGCTAAACGAAGAGGACCGGTGATCTACGATCTACATATCACTGACGTGGAcaagtatactgctacaacaacaacaacaataaccagatccatgtcaagactaattagagctGACCTCCACATATTCCTGGGCTCATAGCCGTAGAAGATTgtccgtctggaagtccagttCTAAATCCagtggactacagtttgtggtcagaattggagaacatgacctgtcgaagacctcactgAAATTTGGGGAGTctaaaacaatctttggttaaagcagcgacgtcaatatccatggaaaccgtgcatgtaatatattttttaaatacatacatgtacggggaatgctgcgaaagtgacagtccttgaccggatataaatccgggtcattccggttACGTAAAACCGACGGTCGTGGGAACGTTAGCAAAATATTCCCttgactctcttacggaactatctGATTTTGGCATAAAACCCATCCTACGCTTCAAAAGAGCGTTTAAATGGTTCCATGGTAAATAAATGCTGAAATTCTCGTGCTCCGCAGGGAGATGTCTATTTTTGAAACCAACTGCTACAAACACCTAACCTTACTTTTAACTCACGCCTAAGTTTCGCGAATTCGACATATTCCCGTCACACCATCTCACTAACAGAACTTTCACAAATACATagttaaatagaaataatataatacttCTCTCAATAGACACGCATTTGTTTGATATAacaaaaggaaatataaaaatatactcgtTTTGAATTTGTACTTCGTTAGACGAATGATTAGTGACAAAGTAACACTGATTTAAGTTTAGTGACCTACGGCTAAGAACGTGAGTCACGTCCAGTCACTCAAATAATGCACACCCGGCACAGAGCAGCTGATCAATTCAACTTTGCGAACTCTGGTCCTACTTCGCAAACGTTTGAAAAACTGGTAGGAAAAAAACTCACCTATTACAGAAGAAAAACCTAGTTCTTTGAACAAATATGAGTTTTTCTCAcaaaggcaaataaaaataccaaaaacagaaattatttatttctaatggtTAAATGGGCCATACATATGTGGATCTAAGTGGACATATGTATacacaatttattataaattaaagtgatgagtacatttttgtttaaattaacgCCTCCCATATCTTTGtatgaatttttcaataaacacaACCATAAAAGtctaagtttattttcaataatgccaactattaatttagaaaaaatgataaaataatgTATACATAATAATGGAAATAGCATAAAAAGTTTATATTCCGAATATGtaaaacacaaattaacaattgatttatataatattttaaatatttcccattgtatttttgtttttgcgattttttcttGTGATATCAACTTCGTTGAATAAGTTCCAAACTCCCAAATTAGGTACACTAAATAAATCGAatatcttaaattttaatacgTCTCTATTCCCAATTTACGTTTCTCAGTTTTAGTTATTTGTTGTAGGAGTTGTTGCCAATAATTTGCGCTTGTCAGTTTTGCACATTGTCGTTTAaactaatagaaaaaaattttctgcacTTACAACAAGAATTTTAGTTTATGACAATAAATTAATAGAATTAATGACATCAACGTTCTAGAAAAATTCGTCTACTGAATATTTGCCCtttacatttgcatgaaatgatTGCCACTATTATtaagttgatgttgttgttgttgcaaaacATGTTGATGCAATTCATCGGCATCAAAGTATATCAGTTGGTCGGCGGCATTCATGATACTACTCGGTATTTCATTCGCTACAGTCGTTATTACCGGCAACTGGGGACGTGTTTGCAGACGCGCCGATCGTCGCACGGATGCTAATGTTGCGTTCGTATTGCTGACACTGTCGCTTGTTTGATTACAACCTGTGCTTAATAAGTTAACTGACGCGCCTGAGGTCGATGTTGATGTCGGTGTTATTGTGATAGCGTGAGTGGGCAATATGTCGTGAATACCATTTTGTTGACGATGCTGCTGCTGATTTGTTTCGATTATTTCGAACAATTTCACATCCGAAAAGGTATTTGCAGTACCGGCCACAGAATTGGTGGTGATGACCGCAGGATTTGTATTTGTCAGTGTTCCCGCTAATGTTGTTAATGCTTTCGCTGTTATTGTAGAATTACTGTTGTCCGCAATTGTTGCTgtagaaattttgtttcttttttgtactTAAAATTTGCACAAATAGATTTTTCACTTGTTCATTGTTTTCAGTaacgtaaaataattttatgaaaatagtaACTTGTATACTGCAATTTTgatgaagttttcaatttttaaataaaaatatatagaaatagtTAAATCTTTGGAATTTCGATTGGTGTGAGTGCTGGGTTGTTGGTTAATGTTTGGTGCGTTATGATATTTTGCATATTCCCCATATATAGGTGAAAGTGTTGTAGATGAGTGCATGCGGGCATTTTTacactgtgtttttttttttttgtatagtgtTTCCATTAACAGTATATTGCTATTTTATTATTccaatttaacaaattaaacaaaaatatatataggtatgcatTGTTTACGGCAGATCGGTCTTACGAAATTCGGTCGATGAGTCGTCTTGCAGCATATTGGGTTCATTATATAAATTACGATCCGATTTGGTAGACTAGATAGTAAACTAAATAATTACTTAGATCGCATACTCTTTATTAGCACACTCACTTACCTCACGAAACTTGTGCAAGTACATAGACAATGGATCTACGTAGTTATCGAAACCCAAATTTGCAAATGCATACAGTAAATCATCCCCATTCACTGTCTTTCGATTTTCTGCAATACTACGCTCTATCGCCTCTGAAGTTATAAACGAAATGAATTCTGAAACGCACTCCTGTATGCATTCGCGGGCGTCTTTAGCGATTTTGCCATTCTCCGGCACAGGCACCTTCATGATTTTGATGATGTTACAAATAGGCAGAAAACGATCCTGTTCACGCAGCATGTAATTACCACCGCTATGTTTATTATCGGACTCATCATCTACAGATATAAAAGGTGATAAATTAATACTCTTGCGCATATTCCCTCGTTTAATGTTACTTCGCCATTTAAGACGTGGTCTTACCACCTGAGACATCCTCATCGTCTCGCATCATGAAATCATTCAGATAAGGTTGTGAATCGCCGCTAGTGCTCATTTTATTAACAACTATTTAGCTAGCTTTACTAATTTCTATTTAATCCTAATGATTTAAGAAAACACGGAACTtcgattttgttaaaaatgcgATTTATACAAAATGTATGCACTATAAAGTTTGACAAATGTAACGTCAATCAGTCTGCTTTATGGCAATTTCGCATTTGTTTTTCTAACCAGTGCAACCCCTACGGTTTTGTAGTTGTGCCCATTTTTTCTTAGGGTACGCTCATTCTTACTGCAGGCTACACTGAAGAAAACTTATAACGAAAACAAGGTATAGTTCACGACTTcaaagttgtttagtgagagcTGATTAAGTTGCACCACTTTGTAAGTGTCACAAATGAAATGATTTCTAAAGTCAAAACCTGGAAGACAAAGAAACAAGTAACATATCCGAATATACTGCAAACTTTTCAGGATGTGTTACAAGCGTCCATAAAAGAAAATCCTCCTcttaaaaaataagataaaataaaataattggcgcgtacacttctgttataaTAAGTTCACATACatgtagatgatctactttttcgtgttttactcccaatccgtaattaaaaagcggaTACAAAATATCTCTCTCacaatctgagattataaataatcctagataataatcatactttttgacatacaaccgtGTGCTTTCTgcgtaatagatcattatttatacgcgtgtaaagaaaaacgtcaaagttaaaactaaataaaatggatgccagtccagaaagcaggtttgtagacataattctaataatgtTTGTTCCTGCGTGTATCCTCTtatttgaaacctcagtaaacgtcttttacggatttcctccaactgtttattatttataatttctataaagaaaaacctttcagaACAGTATTGTCAGCTGGTTGTCAAATTTGCAGGTAATCTACCATATTTGAATGGgtggattaattttgtggatttattggtagttaatgcatatgtgaacgtacttttacttGTTTTGATCCTCTCAACaccttattaataaaattaaattatttctacAACTAAATAAAGTGGCAATACCAAGCATCATCTGTTGAGTTCTTTATTCGGCACTCCAGTTTTACATACATTTCTATTAGCGACATATTGAAGTTATTggcaatattttcgaaattttttgaaaaatacagtTCAAATATAGTACCATAAGTGGAGGAACAATCAAGTTTGGCCACAAAATGTCTTTACTTTCGGGTAATTAGTAATAGAAAAtaacagttttttataaatgacttctaaaaagtgaaaaaagtaatCACTTCCAACCTTTGGATTAATATAACTGTCACAGATGATATACTGGGGTCACTACGCGCCGATTAGTACTCATTTAGACTTTCTTGTGACTAAATTTGGTCCTGCGACTCCGAATCTTTACTCTGATACTGTAAATCCAATTGCATCTTCAGCTTAAATAGCTATGGTAAACGCGTCTTTggaagttttgttttaattgcacATTTTTAAACCACCTTACCCGTAAATGCTTGTATGAATGTGCCACATGAGATGATAAAAAGCTGAACTATGTTCGGGTATAAAAAACGAAATAGATTGCCTAACTTCACATCAGCTGAAGAAAACTTTTTGCTGAAGTTGGCGCAGCAACACATTAAAGTAGTTGAATGCAAAATAACAGATGGGCCTACTTGGGAAATGAAGCGGAAAGTATGGGCCAAAATTGATTCAGAATTCgcgaaaaaatttggtttgagaagaggttcaaaaaatttaagagaaaAGTATGTCAATATAAAACGTAAGCTTAGAAGAAGCATGAGCGGAGTAAAAGAGGAAGCGTCAGCAGAATATAAAAGCATTGTTGATGAGAGTCCAGAAAGGCTAGCGGCACTAGCAAGGTTTTCTGCAGTCGGCAACACGGAGGACGCTGATAGCGAcggtaaattaataaataatagaaatttatttattgaaacatTTTGCTGT from Anastrepha ludens isolate Willacy chromosome 5, idAnaLude1.1, whole genome shotgun sequence includes these protein-coding regions:
- the LOC128863984 gene encoding nuclear transcription factor Y subunit nfyb-1 isoform X2 codes for the protein MSTSGDSQPYLNDFMMRDDEDVSGDDESDNKHSGGNYMLREQDRFLPICNIIKIMKVPVPENGKIAKDARECIQECVSEFISFITSEAIERSIAENRKTVNGDDLLYAFANLGFDNYVDPLSMYLHKFRESTKSDRNLYNEPNMLQDDSSTEFPTIADNSNSTITAKALTTLAGTLTNTNPAVITTNSVAGTANTFSDVKLFEIIETNQQQHRQQNGIHDILPTHAITITPTSTSTSGASVNLLSTGCNQTSDSVSNTNATLASVRRSARLQTRPQLPVITTVANEIPSSIMNAADQLIYFDADELHQHVLQQQQHQLNNSGNHFMQM
- the LOC128863984 gene encoding uncharacterized protein LOC128863984 isoform X1; translated protein: MSTSGDSQPYLNDFMMRDDEDVSGDDESDNKHSGGNYMLREQDRFLPICNIIKIMKVPVPENGKIAKDARECIQECVSEFISFITSEAIERSIAENRKTVNGDDLLYAFANLGFDNYVDPLSMYLHKFRESTKSDRNLYNEPNMLQDDSSTEFPIYC